A single genomic interval of uncultured Desulfobulbus sp. harbors:
- a CDS encoding UPF0280 family protein yields MRVFRSFSWKETNVRVACTDFALVTQAIVSHRRQLERYIVRHPEFRTSLVPVVLLEDAPEAARRMAAAGEVTGLGPMAAVAGTLAQLGVEAAMAAGIDEAIVENGGDIYIHAQEPVTIGLYAGDNAIAGKLALRIAPNRLPLALCSSSSKMGHSTSFGRCDLATVIAKEAALADAAVTLVCNRIRSAKDMTPVLNEVGGLPGIESILAVHDGKVGIWGDLPDLVRNEDSEARRKITRDLRSDFQG; encoded by the coding sequence ATGCGCGTCTTTCGCTCTTTTTCCTGGAAAGAGACCAATGTACGGGTTGCCTGTACAGATTTCGCCCTGGTCACCCAGGCGATAGTGAGCCATCGGCGGCAGTTGGAGCGCTACATTGTCCGCCACCCCGAGTTTCGGACCAGCCTTGTCCCGGTTGTCCTTTTGGAGGATGCGCCTGAAGCGGCCCGGCGGATGGCGGCGGCAGGCGAGGTGACCGGCCTTGGTCCCATGGCGGCTGTGGCCGGAACCCTGGCCCAGCTCGGGGTCGAGGCGGCGATGGCGGCAGGAATCGACGAGGCCATTGTCGAAAACGGCGGCGATATCTATATCCACGCCCAGGAACCGGTCACCATCGGGCTCTATGCCGGCGACAACGCCATTGCCGGCAAGCTGGCCCTGAGGATAGCGCCCAATCGGCTTCCCCTGGCGCTCTGTTCCTCTTCCTCAAAAATGGGGCATTCCACGAGTTTTGGCCGCTGCGACCTGGCGACGGTGATCGCCAAGGAGGCCGCCCTGGCCGACGCCGCGGTGACCCTGGTTTGCAATCGAATCAGATCGGCAAAGGATATGACCCCGGTACTCAATGAGGTCGGTGGCCTGCCCGGAATCGAGTCCATTCTTGCCGTGCATGACGGCAAGGTGGGGATCTGGGGAGATCTCCCCGATTTGGTGCGCAACGAGGATAGCGAGGCCCGGCGCAAGATCACCCGCGATCTGCGGTCGGATTTTCAGGGCTAG
- a CDS encoding 4Fe-4S binding protein, whose protein sequence is MITKKVYLYFPKSETEKPIVYQLVKQFDLIVNIFRAKVTSEEEGYLSLEVTGTQENIDRAFAFLSGFDVDIHAGNKGMIWDEDRCSQCGACVVHCPTGALSIVDRATRRIAFNEDVCIECQACVAACPFGACSSNF, encoded by the coding sequence ATGATCACCAAAAAAGTCTATCTCTACTTTCCCAAGAGCGAAACCGAGAAGCCGATCGTCTATCAGCTGGTCAAGCAGTTCGATCTGATCGTCAACATCTTCCGCGCCAAGGTGACCAGCGAGGAAGAAGGCTATCTCAGCCTCGAGGTGACCGGCACCCAGGAGAACATCGACCGCGCCTTTGCCTTTTTAAGCGGCTTCGATGTGGATATCCATGCCGGCAACAAGGGCATGATCTGGGATGAGGACCGTTGCAGCCAGTGCGGAGCCTGCGTGGTCCACTGCCCCACCGGCGCCCTGTCGATCGTGGATCGGGCCACCCGGCGGATCGCCTTCAACGAGGATGTCTGCATCGAGTGTCAGGCCTGCGTGGCTGCCTGTCCCTTTGGCGCCTGTTCGTCGAATTTCTGA
- a CDS encoding homocysteine biosynthesis protein, giving the protein MNKTYAEINEKIASGKAVVLTAEEVIDYVDKRGLETAAKEVDVVTTATFGPMCSSGCFLNFGHSTPKMRISEAWINDVMAYCGIAAVDVYMGATQLRHNDPANMYHPGEFRYGGGHVIEDLVAGKKLQLFGLSYGTDDYPRREIRTLFDINDLNQAIMVNPRNCYQNYNVAVNCSDKRIYTYLGILRAKMRNMSYSSAGQLSPLLNDPLYETIGVGSAIWLAGARGLVYAQGTQHCSLVERGDNYVPVEGAGTLALSGNMKEMQAEFVRGASFKGYGVSLALGVGVPIPILNPEILKRTTVRDRDIQACVIDYSVDYPQKTGKVLARYTYEELRSGEVELMGKKVPVTSLSSYNKALKICNLLKAEIEAGKFLLAEPSQRLPLNQGMQSLNIKGPVR; this is encoded by the coding sequence ATGAACAAGACGTATGCGGAAATTAACGAGAAGATTGCCTCCGGCAAGGCGGTGGTGCTCACCGCCGAAGAGGTGATCGATTACGTGGACAAACGCGGCCTGGAGACCGCGGCCAAGGAGGTGGACGTGGTGACCACCGCCACCTTCGGCCCGATGTGCTCCTCGGGCTGTTTTCTCAACTTCGGCCACAGCACGCCCAAGATGCGCATCTCCGAGGCCTGGATCAACGATGTCATGGCCTACTGCGGCATCGCCGCGGTGGATGTCTACATGGGCGCCACCCAGCTGCGCCACAACGATCCGGCCAACATGTACCATCCCGGCGAGTTCCGTTACGGCGGCGGCCATGTGATCGAGGACCTGGTGGCGGGCAAGAAGCTGCAGCTCTTCGGCCTCTCCTACGGCACCGACGATTATCCCCGCCGCGAGATCCGCACCCTGTTCGACATCAACGATCTCAACCAGGCGATCATGGTCAACCCGCGCAACTGCTACCAGAATTACAATGTGGCGGTCAACTGCTCGGACAAGCGCATCTACACCTATCTCGGCATCCTTCGCGCCAAGATGCGCAACATGAGCTACAGCTCGGCCGGGCAGTTGTCTCCCCTGTTGAACGATCCGCTCTACGAGACCATCGGCGTGGGCAGCGCCATCTGGCTGGCCGGCGCCCGCGGCCTGGTCTACGCCCAGGGCACCCAGCACTGCTCGCTGGTGGAGCGCGGCGACAACTATGTCCCGGTGGAGGGCGCGGGCACCCTGGCCTTGAGCGGCAACATGAAGGAGATGCAGGCGGAGTTTGTCCGCGGAGCCAGCTTCAAGGGCTACGGCGTATCTTTGGCACTCGGCGTGGGCGTGCCCATTCCCATTTTGAACCCTGAAATTCTCAAGCGGACCACGGTGCGTGACCGGGATATCCAGGCCTGCGTGATCGATTACTCCGTCGATTACCCGCAGAAGACCGGCAAGGTGCTGGCGCGCTACACCTACGAAGAACTGCGCTCCGGCGAGGTGGAGCTGATGGGCAAGAAGGTCCCGGTAACCTCGCTTTCCAGCTACAACAAGGCGCTGAAGATCTGCAATCTGCTCAAGGCGGAGATCGAGGCGGGGAAATTCCTCCTCGCCGAACCCAGCCAACGACTGCCGCTGAACCAGGGGATGCAATCCCTGAACATAAAAGGACCGGTACGATGA
- a CDS encoding PEP-CTERM sorting domain-containing protein, translating into MKKTLVASVSFAGLLTLALCQSANATLSTGTPSPSLSPVFGTLIDFDDQATGTAVGAGDYVSMGLASITETEGLGFFGRYSGTQSSPNYVGTGVNGERGTDASMGWDGTILMQFAKLASMVGIGIADSAGGPEWITVYDSGMNVLESYMATTGANVYNVITRGSYDIKYLEVKGDFFAIDDLQFNSSVIPEPTTMLLFGTGLAGLAALGRRRKE; encoded by the coding sequence ATGAAAAAAACATTGGTTGCTTCAGTTTCGTTTGCAGGGTTGTTGACATTGGCGCTGTGTCAATCGGCAAATGCCACATTGAGTACAGGAACCCCCAGTCCGTCACTGAGTCCAGTCTTTGGCACGCTGATCGACTTTGATGACCAGGCCACCGGTACGGCTGTCGGTGCAGGCGATTATGTCTCCATGGGCCTCGCTTCCATCACCGAGACAGAAGGGCTTGGATTTTTTGGGCGTTATTCAGGCACGCAGAGCTCTCCCAACTACGTAGGGACGGGAGTGAACGGTGAGCGAGGAACGGATGCCAGCATGGGGTGGGACGGTACCATCTTGATGCAATTTGCCAAGCTGGCAAGCATGGTCGGTATCGGGATCGCTGACAGTGCAGGTGGGCCAGAATGGATTACGGTCTACGACAGCGGCATGAACGTGCTCGAATCCTACATGGCAACCACAGGAGCGAACGTCTACAACGTCATCACAAGAGGCAGTTATGATATCAAATACCTCGAGGTAAAAGGCGATTTCTTTGCCATTGACGATCTGCAATTCAACAGTTCGGTCATACCGGAACCCACGACCATGCTTCTGTTCGGGACTGGACTGGCTGGCTTGGCGGCATTGGGAAGAAGAAGGAAGGAATAA
- the acnA gene encoding aconitate hydratase AcnA, producing MSAPKDFSQFDPRTTLQAGEKRYTVYSVKALEGLGYGPVDRLPYSLRILLENLLRHYPQGLVSESDIDNLASWKPEKISPEAVPLMPARVILQDFTGVPALVDLAAMRSALARSGGDPATMNPFIPADLVIDHSVQVDSSAKADSLQANVEMEMERNRERYTMLHWGQQAFANFRVVPPGTGIVHQVNLEYLASVVVAGEQEGEPVLYPDSVLGTDSHTTMVNGLGVMGWGVGGIEAEAVLLGQPYSLQIPEVVGVRLSGQLPPGTTATDLVLTITRFLRNKGVVGRFVEFFGPGLSSLSLPDRATIANMAPEYGATMGFFPVDSETLRYLRASGRPESLVSLVEQYCRAQGFFFAADNPDPAYTVVYDIVLDEVVPSLAGPRRPQDLLPLSSLRDDFLRQFETELAASAAPKSEDVVGRLSNGSVVIAAITSCTNTSNPDVMVGAGLLARKARERGLTSKPWVKTSLAPGSRVVTRYLEQSGLLPDLEALGFQVVGYGCTTCIGNSGPLDEAIAAPIREQNLVAAAVLSGNRNFEARIHPLVRANYLGSPPLVVAYALAGTVLIDLDREPLGTDTQGQPVFLKDIWPTMDEIREAVRQSLKPDLFTLSYGSVFQGDAQWQALSAGKSDLYPWDVDSSYIQEPPFFKELGADPGPVTNIEGARILALFGDSITTDHISPAGAIGPQTPAGLYLQSLGIKPADFNSYGSRRGNHEVMMRGTFANIRIKNRMVEREGGSTKAWPEGVEMPIYDAAMHYQEAGTPLVVFAGKDYGTGSSRDWAAKGTMLLGVKAVIAASFERIHRSNLVGMGVLPLQFPQGVDAQSLGLDGSETITISGIDEKLEPGQKVSLRIDRADGRTETTELLLRLDNAMEIDYYRQGGILHKVLRQRMQG from the coding sequence ATGAGCGCCCCCAAGGATTTCAGCCAGTTCGACCCCCGGACCACCCTCCAGGCAGGTGAAAAACGCTACACCGTCTATTCGGTGAAGGCCCTGGAAGGCCTCGGTTACGGCCCGGTGGATCGCTTGCCCTACAGCCTGCGTATTCTGTTGGAAAACCTGTTGCGTCATTACCCGCAGGGGTTGGTGAGCGAGAGCGATATCGACAACCTGGCTTCCTGGAAACCGGAAAAAATCAGCCCGGAGGCGGTGCCGCTCATGCCCGCCCGCGTCATCTTGCAGGATTTCACCGGCGTGCCCGCCCTGGTCGATCTGGCGGCGATGCGTTCCGCCCTGGCCCGGTCCGGTGGCGATCCGGCGACCATGAACCCCTTCATCCCCGCAGACCTGGTCATCGACCACAGTGTACAGGTGGACAGCTCGGCCAAAGCCGATTCGCTCCAGGCCAACGTGGAGATGGAGATGGAGCGCAACCGCGAGCGCTACACCATGCTCCACTGGGGGCAACAAGCCTTTGCCAATTTCCGCGTCGTTCCTCCGGGGACCGGTATCGTCCATCAGGTGAATCTGGAATACCTGGCCTCGGTGGTGGTTGCTGGTGAGCAAGAAGGGGAACCGGTGCTCTATCCCGATTCCGTGCTCGGCACCGACTCGCACACCACCATGGTCAACGGCCTCGGGGTCATGGGCTGGGGCGTGGGCGGCATCGAGGCCGAGGCGGTCCTCTTGGGCCAACCCTACTCGCTGCAGATTCCCGAGGTGGTGGGCGTGCGCCTCAGCGGTCAACTGCCCCCCGGCACAACCGCCACCGACCTGGTGCTGACCATTACCCGTTTCCTCCGCAACAAGGGCGTGGTCGGCCGCTTCGTCGAGTTCTTCGGCCCTGGCCTGAGCAGCTTAAGCCTGCCCGACCGGGCCACCATCGCCAACATGGCCCCGGAATACGGCGCCACCATGGGCTTCTTCCCGGTGGACAGCGAGACCCTGCGCTACCTCCGCGCCAGCGGCCGGCCCGAGTCGCTGGTCAGCCTGGTGGAGCAGTACTGCCGTGCCCAGGGCTTCTTCTTTGCCGCGGACAATCCGGACCCCGCATACACGGTGGTCTACGATATAGTGCTCGATGAGGTGGTCCCCAGCCTGGCCGGACCGCGCCGTCCCCAGGATCTGCTCCCGCTCTCCAGTCTGCGCGATGATTTCCTCCGTCAGTTCGAGACCGAGCTGGCCGCCTCCGCCGCGCCCAAAAGCGAGGATGTCGTGGGCCGATTGAGCAACGGCTCGGTGGTCATCGCCGCCATCACCAGCTGCACCAACACCTCCAACCCCGATGTGATGGTCGGTGCAGGACTGCTGGCCCGCAAGGCCCGGGAGCGCGGGCTCACCTCCAAACCCTGGGTCAAGACCAGTCTTGCCCCGGGATCAAGGGTGGTGACCCGCTATCTCGAGCAGAGCGGGCTGCTGCCCGATCTCGAGGCCCTGGGCTTCCAGGTCGTGGGTTACGGCTGTACCACCTGCATCGGCAACAGCGGTCCCCTGGATGAGGCCATCGCCGCGCCGATCCGTGAGCAAAACCTGGTGGCCGCCGCAGTGCTCAGCGGCAACCGCAACTTCGAGGCCCGCATCCATCCCCTGGTCCGGGCCAACTACCTCGGCTCGCCGCCCCTGGTGGTGGCCTATGCCCTGGCCGGGACGGTGTTGATCGATCTGGACAGGGAACCACTGGGTACGGACACGCAGGGACAACCGGTCTTTCTCAAAGACATCTGGCCGACCATGGACGAAATCCGCGAGGCGGTGCGCCAGAGTCTCAAGCCGGACCTGTTCACCCTCAGCTACGGTTCGGTCTTCCAAGGCGATGCCCAGTGGCAGGCGCTCTCGGCCGGAAAATCCGACCTCTATCCCTGGGATGTTGACTCCTCCTACATCCAGGAACCGCCTTTTTTCAAGGAACTGGGCGCAGATCCGGGGCCAGTGACCAACATCGAGGGGGCTCGCATCCTCGCCCTGTTCGGCGACTCGATCACCACCGACCACATCAGCCCGGCTGGCGCCATCGGCCCACAGACCCCGGCCGGCCTCTACCTGCAGAGCCTGGGGATCAAGCCTGCGGACTTCAACAGCTACGGCTCCAGACGCGGCAACCACGAGGTGATGATGCGTGGCACCTTTGCCAATATCCGCATCAAGAACCGGATGGTCGAGCGTGAAGGCGGCTCCACCAAGGCCTGGCCGGAAGGGGTGGAGATGCCGATCTATGACGCGGCCATGCACTATCAGGAGGCGGGCACCCCGCTGGTGGTCTTTGCCGGCAAGGATTACGGCACCGGCTCCTCCCGTGACTGGGCGGCCAAGGGCACCATGCTGCTCGGGGTCAAGGCGGTGATCGCCGCCTCCTTCGAACGCATCCACCGCTCCAACCTGGTGGGCATGGGCGTGTTGCCGCTCCAGTTCCCCCAGGGAGTGGATGCCCAGAGCCTGGGTCTGGACGGCAGCGAGACCATCACCATCAGCGGCATAGACGAAAAGCTCGAACCCGGACAGAAGGTCAGCCTGCGCATCGACCGCGCCGACGGCCGCACCGAAACCACCGAACTCCTGCTGCGGCTCGACAACGCCATGGAGATCGATTACTACCGCCAGGGCGGCATCCTCCACAAGGTGTTGCGGCAACGGATGCAGGGTTGA
- a CDS encoding DUF4080 domain-containing protein: MAAIILTTINARYIHASLGLRWLHANLGALQPQATIQEYTLTDQITDMAEKILAEKPQVVGIGVYIWNAAQVRQLVGVLKRVSPATVVVLGGPEVSHLPLRVDLSEADYLVQGEGEVAFARLCQEMIAGDRPHERIIQAEPVDVHTLASAYPLYSDEDIAHRLIYVEAARGCPFRCEFCLSSIDPRVRPFDIDRFLAEMEALWQRGARTFKFVDRTFNAHPDTALRILDFFLAKTPPFHVHFEVIPDHFPQAVKERLARFPGGTLQLEVGIQTLDAAIAANISRRLNFERIRKNLAFLERETTAHLHVDLIVGLPGESIDQFGRNLNTLMGLAQGEIQIGILKKLSGTTINRHDQVYGMVYSPDPPYEILQNDLIPFAQMQAMKRLARFWDLVYNSGNFRRTAPLLWEDGDVFAGFFGFSRWLYAQTLATWQIGLPRLSELLFDYLIEEKKMDKGRVADGLAADILVIKGRVLPKRVQEQVTRAPEERRSLGESLTKRQKRHCA; encoded by the coding sequence ATGGCCGCAATTATCCTCACCACCATTAACGCCCGCTATATCCACGCCAGCCTCGGTCTGCGCTGGCTCCATGCCAATCTTGGCGCCCTGCAACCCCAGGCAACAATACAGGAATACACGCTGACCGACCAGATCACCGACATGGCGGAAAAAATTCTCGCCGAAAAACCGCAGGTGGTCGGGATTGGGGTCTATATCTGGAACGCCGCCCAGGTGCGGCAGCTGGTGGGGGTGTTGAAACGGGTGTCCCCGGCAACGGTGGTGGTGCTTGGCGGTCCAGAGGTGAGCCACCTGCCCCTGCGGGTCGATCTGAGCGAGGCGGACTACCTTGTTCAGGGAGAAGGGGAGGTCGCCTTTGCTCGGCTCTGCCAGGAAATGATTGCTGGGGATCGGCCACACGAACGAATCATCCAGGCCGAGCCGGTGGATGTCCATACCCTGGCCTCGGCCTATCCCTTGTACAGCGACGAGGACATCGCCCACCGGTTGATCTACGTCGAGGCTGCGCGCGGCTGCCCCTTTCGCTGCGAATTCTGCCTCAGCTCCATCGATCCTCGGGTGCGGCCCTTTGATATCGACAGGTTCCTCGCCGAGATGGAAGCCCTGTGGCAGCGGGGGGCGCGCACCTTCAAGTTCGTGGACCGCACCTTCAACGCCCATCCGGACACGGCCCTGCGGATTCTCGATTTTTTTCTTGCCAAAACACCGCCGTTCCACGTCCACTTCGAGGTCATCCCCGACCACTTTCCGCAGGCGGTCAAGGAGCGACTGGCCCGGTTTCCCGGTGGCACTTTGCAACTCGAGGTCGGCATCCAGACCCTGGATGCAGCGATCGCGGCCAATATCTCCCGGCGGCTCAACTTCGAGCGTATCCGCAAGAACCTCGCCTTTCTCGAACGCGAAACCACAGCCCATCTCCATGTGGATCTGATCGTCGGTCTGCCCGGCGAGTCCATCGATCAGTTCGGCCGCAATCTCAACACCCTGATGGGGCTTGCCCAGGGGGAGATCCAGATCGGCATCCTCAAAAAGCTCTCCGGCACCACCATCAACCGCCACGACCAGGTCTACGGCATGGTCTACTCACCGGATCCCCCCTACGAGATCCTGCAAAACGATCTGATCCCCTTTGCCCAGATGCAGGCCATGAAGCGACTGGCCCGCTTCTGGGATCTGGTCTACAACAGTGGCAACTTCCGCCGCACCGCGCCACTGCTCTGGGAAGACGGTGATGTCTTTGCCGGATTTTTCGGATTCAGCCGCTGGTTGTACGCGCAAACCCTGGCCACCTGGCAGATCGGCCTGCCGCGGTTGAGCGAGTTGCTCTTCGACTATCTGATCGAGGAAAAGAAGATGGACAAGGGGCGGGTGGCCGACGGCCTCGCTGCCGACATCCTGGTGATCAAGGGCAGGGTCTTGCCCAAACGGGTGCAGGAGCAGGTGACCCGGGCACCGGAAGAGCGCCGATCCTTAGGCGAATCGCTGACCAAACGGCAGAAGCGCCATTGCGCCTGA
- a CDS encoding HD domain-containing phosphohydrolase: MYPPQRQPLLARIGVGVLMGVLVLVSFFSVAKDSTHSPAKVSIGILAKRGSAIDVQLWSPTADYLTAQLPGYQFHIVPLDFGQIHEAVHDGRISFVLANSAMYVELEKLHGVNRIATLINGNMPNQETTTFGGVIFCRADRTDMQTLADLQDKRFMAVDARSFGGWIVCWRELQRHHIDPLRFFASFEYGNTQDTVVRRVLEGTVDAGTVRTDTLERMAESGLIGMHDVRILNEQQVEGFPFRLSTELYPEWPMAALKSTPGELTRQVASALLAMQRTDPAARAGNIAGWTAPLNYQPVHDCLLDLRIGPYTDFGQFTLQDVLRQYWQLISLMLAALIAILFTHFHIYRLNRKLRHKNSEIDKLNASLEARVDERTRQINTLLDRELYLLEIMETVAKINGLLISATSLENLLTEVCTVMGTHSHYGYCWIGLLDNELVHQIYTSDTSIRLPGQFPYDPANPSSPFARAAAAESILKNRTVTRVQGEQGRSISPWLDLANRQKFRAVISLALRPERKAKPLGVFSVYTMRPEGFEPEEIAMLEELAGDIGFAVQSFRQQERVSKLELERRENYEQTIRSFAEMIDQRDTYTAGHTLRVACYSEKIGKEFGLSGEQLTLLQQAAILHDIGKIATPDSVLLKPGILSSLDYDLIKLHAVTGHAMLAGIPMYKELAEIILHHHERFDGNGYPNRLQGDQIPLLARIITVADSFDAMTTNRIYKARKSLQESLDELQRLSGSQFDPEVVAVAVRVLKDARIPKDINQLPTNQMEQRRFSYFFSDRLTGFFNEDYLQIILRSDQMLSQFHCLHSLHLKNLPQYNKRHGWEQGNQLMQKFAAALQALYPDALLFRVYGYNFVIMAREHVEIREENLLFPCFDNTGVSVESSHIDLNDQVTYFLQKMEKLEILSHTGGVPD, translated from the coding sequence ATGTATCCACCGCAAAGACAGCCTCTGCTTGCGCGTATCGGCGTAGGCGTTCTTATGGGAGTGCTGGTGCTGGTTTCTTTTTTCTCCGTTGCCAAGGACTCCACGCATTCGCCCGCAAAGGTGTCCATCGGCATTCTTGCCAAACGGGGTTCAGCGATCGATGTGCAGTTGTGGTCGCCGACCGCCGACTATCTCACCGCGCAGCTCCCCGGCTACCAGTTTCACATAGTGCCCCTTGATTTTGGCCAGATCCATGAGGCGGTGCACGACGGACGTATCTCCTTCGTCCTGGCCAACTCGGCCATGTATGTGGAACTTGAAAAACTGCATGGGGTCAATAGGATCGCCACCCTGATCAATGGCAACATGCCCAACCAGGAGACCACCACCTTTGGCGGCGTCATCTTCTGCCGGGCGGATCGAACCGATATGCAGACGCTTGCAGATCTGCAGGACAAGCGATTTATGGCGGTGGATGCGCGGTCCTTTGGCGGCTGGATCGTCTGCTGGCGCGAACTGCAACGCCACCACATTGATCCGCTCCGTTTTTTCGCCTCCTTTGAGTACGGCAATACCCAGGATACGGTTGTCCGGCGCGTACTCGAGGGTACGGTGGATGCGGGCACGGTGCGCACCGACACCCTGGAACGGATGGCGGAATCCGGCCTCATTGGCATGCATGATGTCCGTATTCTCAACGAGCAGCAGGTGGAGGGTTTTCCCTTCCGTCTCAGCACCGAGCTCTACCCGGAGTGGCCCATGGCGGCCCTCAAATCCACACCCGGCGAACTCACCCGCCAGGTGGCCTCGGCCCTCCTGGCGATGCAGCGGACCGATCCGGCAGCCAGGGCCGGGAACATAGCCGGCTGGACCGCTCCGCTCAACTACCAGCCGGTGCACGACTGCCTGCTCGATCTCCGCATCGGCCCGTACACTGATTTCGGCCAGTTCACCCTGCAGGACGTGCTGCGCCAGTATTGGCAACTGATCAGCCTGATGCTGGCCGCCTTGATCGCTATCCTCTTTACCCATTTCCACATCTACCGGCTCAACCGGAAACTGCGCCATAAAAACAGTGAGATCGACAAACTCAACGCCTCCCTGGAGGCACGGGTTGACGAACGAACCAGGCAGATCAACACCCTGCTTGACCGGGAGCTCTATCTTCTTGAAATCATGGAGACCGTTGCCAAGATCAACGGCCTCCTCATCTCCGCCACCAGTTTGGAGAACCTGTTGACGGAAGTGTGCACGGTCATGGGCACCCACAGTCATTACGGCTACTGTTGGATCGGTCTTCTCGACAATGAATTGGTGCACCAGATCTACACCTCCGATACCTCCATCCGTCTTCCCGGACAGTTTCCCTATGACCCGGCAAATCCCTCATCCCCCTTTGCCCGGGCGGCGGCGGCTGAATCCATTCTAAAAAACCGGACCGTGACCCGTGTCCAAGGGGAGCAGGGAAGATCGATCAGTCCCTGGCTTGACCTGGCTAACCGTCAGAAATTTCGGGCTGTTATCTCTCTGGCACTCCGTCCGGAGCGAAAGGCCAAACCTTTGGGGGTCTTCAGCGTCTATACCATGCGTCCGGAAGGGTTTGAGCCGGAAGAAATCGCCATGCTCGAGGAGTTGGCCGGGGATATCGGCTTTGCGGTGCAATCCTTTCGCCAGCAGGAGCGGGTCTCCAAGCTGGAACTGGAACGGCGGGAAAACTACGAACAGACCATCCGCTCCTTTGCAGAGATGATCGACCAGCGCGACACCTACACCGCCGGCCATACACTGCGGGTGGCCTGCTATAGCGAGAAAATCGGCAAGGAGTTCGGCCTGAGCGGAGAGCAGCTTACCCTGCTGCAGCAGGCGGCCATTCTGCACGATATCGGTAAAATCGCCACCCCGGATTCGGTCCTGCTCAAACCCGGGATCTTGTCGTCACTGGATTACGACCTGATCAAGCTCCATGCCGTCACCGGCCACGCCATGCTGGCGGGTATCCCCATGTACAAGGAGCTGGCCGAGATCATCCTCCATCATCATGAACGGTTCGATGGCAACGGCTATCCCAATCGGCTGCAGGGCGACCAGATTCCGCTGCTGGCACGCATCATCACCGTTGCCGACTCCTTTGATGCGATGACCACCAATCGAATCTATAAGGCGAGGAAATCACTTCAAGAATCTTTGGACGAGTTGCAACGGCTCAGCGGCAGTCAATTCGACCCGGAGGTGGTTGCGGTGGCAGTACGGGTGCTCAAGGATGCCCGCATTCCCAAGGACATCAATCAACTGCCGACCAACCAGATGGAACAGCGTCGATTTTCCTACTTTTTCAGCGATCGCTTGACCGGTTTTTTCAACGAGGATTACCTCCAGATCATCCTCCGCAGCGATCAGATGCTCAGCCAATTCCACTGTCTGCACAGTCTCCATCTCAAAAATTTGCCCCAGTACAACAAACGGCATGGATGGGAGCAGGGGAATCAGCTCATGCAGAAGTTTGCCGCTGCCTTGCAGGCGCTCTATCCAGACGCCCTGCTTTTTCGCGTCTATGGCTATAATTTTGTGATCATGGCCAGGGAGCACGTCGAAATCCGCGAGGAGAACCTCTTGTTCCCCTGCTTCGACAACACGGGGGTGAGCGTGGAATCGAGCCACATCGACCTCAACGATCAAGTCACCTATTTTCTCCAGAAAATGGAAAAACTGGAAATCCTGTCGCACACGGGAGGTGTGCCCGATTGA